In a single window of the Chaetodon trifascialis isolate fChaTrf1 chromosome 19, fChaTrf1.hap1, whole genome shotgun sequence genome:
- the fam184ab gene encoding protein FAM184A isoform X2 yields MATGSGWQQYYCPAGQGKFTSSSASSMSFQSGIAMEYTQDLHLKMSKKIAQLTKVIYALNTKNDEHEAAIATLKEAHEEEVQQILSETREKILQYKSKISDEMDLKRRIQSLEESMELHERMKRQALAEFESYRQRVEDMQLCTEAQHTQRVVSMSREVEEMRRSFEEKLRTFSQAQNQFEQEKRAALEELKAQHRQEIQELLRSHQSQNANYSKDQEKLGQLHKAEVDSLTERVEELKQDKKRLVEEYEAKLSKAQAFYERELEAMKRTQQLTADNLLAWKRTEAELRREFQTQEAALQKTLGKLRAELARVTDEARDSREKSHKLQASLSNAENAVKDLTKQLDEVTQNSEIVEIRQKEAECELEAARDRVQQQATEILLKASQISSLQATQMTQEAAIRDLDNERSRLKDKVLRMEEERESLQSQCQALDERQRQQLQSLEKTLREEKAAHEKDMSGVRARSEEEVSQMKESQARALEEVTKKHRVTLENALNNAEKDKNRLLSELEQQFERERLSLEEQKTLLKQQLDELREELTSKLTAANEEVTRLQQEVQQGEQDIGTAEGQISTLKEAQDKLLEELDATRARLRETSNLLTALQGELETQKRQHEAKLLTTKEEEKHKMDKMALELELKWTETLRQECKKLREELREEHEEDKASALAQLAQSKEQELGSARESWQRKVEDLLEQISLLKQSLEMQLSQSQSSLQQLQHQFSQEREHLRMQLDELQTEHQRRQQRLQEVHCCSMQDMEHARQRDLKELEERLRHHHHAELQSLREAHRQSIETLKQQSEQELQTLRFELEDEGKAMLASLRSELNHIHASAIEHLRQTHQQESAAAKLELEKTLESSRTQERELLGRITELQEEVSRRKNHIAQLDHQIHTLNENISTLTKELELKGKEVLKIRSEANQQIRAHEQELTKRHERELAELSAVHSRETQNMLSDFNKAQEVLKDKISALQILLEGTEEKFRNRESRPEDLQMIAELKDMVSERESLVKKLVDDKKFYQLELVNRETNFNKVFNASPNVGVINPLIKPS; encoded by the exons gttATCTATGCACTGAACACGAAAAACGATGAGCACGAGGCGGCCATCGCCACGCTGAAGGAGGCGCACGaagaggaggtgcagcagaTTCTGTCTGAGACCCGGGAGAAGATCCTGCAG TACAAGAGTAAGATCAGCGATGAGATGGACCTGAAGAGGAGGATCCAGTCTCTGGAGGAGTCCATGGAGCTCCAcgagaggatgaagaggcagGCGCTGGCCGAGTTCGAGAGCTACCGTCAGAGAGTGGAGGACATGCAGCTCTGCACCGAGGCTCAG CACACGCAGCGGGTGGTGTCCATGtcgagggaggtggaggagatgcgGCGGTCCTTCGAGGAGAAGCTGCGTACGTTCAGCCAGGCCCAGAACCAGTTCGAGCAGGAGAAGAGGGccgctctggaggagctgaaggccCAGCACAGACAGGAGATCCAGGAGCTCCTGCGCAGCCACCAGAGTCAGAACGCCAACTACAGCAAAGACCAGGAGAAACTGGGCCAGCTCCATAAAGCCGAG GTGGACTCTCTGACGGAGCGGGTGGAGGAGCTCAAACAGGACAAGAAGAGGCTGGTGGAGGAGTACGAGGCCAAGCTCAGCAAG GCTCAGGCCTTCTACGAGCGCGAGCTGGAGGCCATGAAGAGGACTCAGCAGCTGACCGCCGACAACCTTTTGGCGTGGAAGCGCACCGAGGCAGAGCTGCGGCGGGAGTTCCAGACTCAGGAGGCGGCGCTGCAGAAAACGCTGGGAAAGCTGAGGGCCGAGCTGGCCAGGGTGACGGACGAGGCCCGGGACAGCCGGGAGAAGTCCCACAAGCTGCAGGCGTCGCTCAGCAACGCCGAGAACGCCGTCAAG GATTTAACGAAGCAGCTGGACGAGGTGACCCAGAACTCTGAAATCGTGGAGATCCGTCAGAAGGAGGCCGAGTGTGAACTGGAGGCAGCCAGAGACCGAGTCCAGCAGCAGGCCACCGAGATCCTGCTCAAAGCCA GTCAGATCAGCAGCCTGCAGGCCACCCAGATGACCCAGGAGGCGGCCATCAGGGACCTGGACAACGAGCGGAGCCGGCTGAAGGACAAAGTGctgaggatggaggaagagagggagtcTCTGCAGAGCCAGTGCCAGGCCCTGgacgagagacagagacagcagctccagTCCCTGGAGAAG ACCCTGCGTGAGGAGAAGGCGGCCCACGAGAAGGACATGAGCGGCGTGCGAGCCCGgtctgaggaggaggtcagCCAGATGAAGGAGAGCCAGGCTCGAGCTCTGGAGGAGGTCACCAAGAAGCACAGAGTGACCCTGGAGAACGCCCTGAACAACGCCGAGAAGGACAAGAACCGCCTGCTGTCC gagctggagcagcagtTCGAGAGGGAGCGCCTCTcgctggaggagcagaagacgctcctgaagcagcagctggacgaGCTGAGGGAGGAGCTGACCTCCAAACTCACCGCGGCCAACGAGGAG GTGACTcggctgcagcaggaggtgcAGCAGGGGGAGCAGGACATCGGAACAGCTGAGGGACAGATCTCCACTCTGAAGGAGGCGCAggacaagctgctggaggagctggacgcCACCAGGGCCCGACTGAGAGAGACCAGCAACCTGCTGACTGCACTGCAG ggAGAGTTGGAGACCCAGAAGCGTCAGCATGAAGCCAAACTTCTCaccaccaaagaagaagaaaaacacaagatggACAAGATGGCTCTGGAGCTGGAGCTCAAATGGACTGAAAcactcag gcaGGAGTGCAAGAAGCTGCGTGAGGAGCTGCGAGAGGAGCACGAGGAGGACAAGGCCTCAGCACTGGCTCAGCTGGCACAGAGCAAAGAGCAGGAGCTGGGCAGCGCCCGCGAGAGCTggcagaggaaggtggaggaccTGCTGGAGCAG ATCTCCCTGCTGAAGCAGAGTCTGGAGATGCAGCTGTCGCAGTCGCAGTCgtcgctgcagcagctgcagcaccagTTCAGCCAGGAGAGGGAGCACCTGAGGATGCAGCTGGACGAGCTGCAGACGGAGCACCAGAGGAGACAGCAGCGTCTGCAGGAGGTGCACTGCTGCTCCATGCAGGACATGGAGCACGCCAGGCAGAGGGACCTGAAG gagctggaggagcgtCTCCGCCATCATCACCACGCAGAGCTGCAGTCTCTCAGAGAGGCTCACCGCCAGAGCATCGAGACGCTCAAACAGCAGTCAGAACAAGAGCTGCAAACGCTGCGCTTTGAGCTGGAGGACGAGGGCAAAGCCATGCTGG CCTCCCTGCGATCAGAGCTGAACCACATCCACGCGTCGGCCATCGAGCACCTGAGACAAACCCACCAGCAGGAGTCAGCTGCCGccaagctggagctggagaaaacGCTGGAGAGCAGCCGGACGCAG GAGCGCGAGCTGCTGGGCCGGATCAccgagctgcaggaggaggtcTCCAGGAGGAAGAACCACATCGCTCAGCTGGACCACCAGATCCACACGCTCAACGAGAACATCAGCACTCTGACCAAAGAGCTGGAGCTCAAAGGGAAGGAGGTGCTCAAGATCCGCAGCGAGGCCAATCAGCAGATCAG GGCTCACGAGCAAGAGCTGACGAAGAGGCACGAGAGGGAGCTGGCCGAGCTGAGCGCCGTCCACAGCAGGGAGACGCAGAACATGCTGTCGGACTTCAACAAAGCCCAGGAAGTGCTGAAAGACAAGATCTCGGCCCTGCAGATCCT GCTGGAAGGGACGGAGGAGAAGTTCAGGAACAGGGAGAGTCGTCCTGAGGATCTGCAGATGATCGCTGAGCTGAAGGACATGGTGTCCGAGAGGGAGTCCCTGGTCAAGAAGCTGGTG GACGATAAGAAGTTCTACCAGCTGGAACTCGTCAACAGGGAGACCAACTTCAACAAAGTGTTCAACGCCAGCCCCAACGTAGGAGTCATCAACCCGCTCATTAAG